One genomic segment of Thunnus albacares chromosome 18, fThuAlb1.1, whole genome shotgun sequence includes these proteins:
- the zgc:162472 gene encoding transcription factor TFIIIB component B'' homolog isoform X1: MFRRSRFSIRPNVSTAGRTAATSQEAPSANHEASETPKDAGETSAAAAVTDSKSVVTPSEKPTAAGDGNDQNGEGTSSSAAVQRRKRFSVKPKVAPGRPSALARTPKSPAKAVSETTTTETTTAEIPGSDVDKPTTSGQIGNRAAPQGLQSPRRRRPSEDSKQPKVQPKPTLISSDSPGPSAVPPAEDSPEQTQMSVDGSKQSESTSDSQVKEVPPRPPDKVPPSLPDKEATELSEKAKTLVSSKSGLSLTPPKFSLSRLLNDPSDLQRLEKARKLRELLKQEMHKEKKLKKTKARVKEYTLDPAKMTMRDLIRYLPMSNPMTSNLEDSAQENETIVPPSPEREESPERAQEPEVLPKIASPREEVEGEEAAAAAAAAAAVEDEEEEEDPDEAPMVPQVKVAEDGSLIIDEESLTVEVMRAKGPNPAQGRDPIFERGSTTTYSSFRKGTYSKPWSNEETDMFFLAISMVGTDFSMICQLFPHRPRSEIKNKFKKEERENTWRIDKAFRERRKLDIEYFSKLLEKILEVQKNRKKLKSLSVKNSPKKRKRKGKKAARKLSDVEEEDEEEESELPVFEEEEEEEEGEKENEDLCNEGGTPVSKPKRKRKRKNEKDASTEEPKGKKKQTGEKSNEQGEACIPEDAEAALPEDRTNADMSDKTENANGAKDTAIKPAKLSRGRAPKPLLPLGRKWGKKHPPASAKAKDSASDKGEESVSDGASKEQVNKDESPSRQASERKSASDNVSSEDEDYTVQPPRPTRYGRVPKPTKHLNYLAKEDAHSSASESTPASPGKSAACDAKPKVKCTTKRGRPSKPKSAQESKKPKLVTLRASQSDYSDEEDENERKENEVEEQWAACSSSKDSSAPAFVPAILRSPHPGISEVEETMEELDILANMPDVLGISQDALCPDASCERAQNETGTAEPCEHQLDLLVDVIDFLSSEHTEVSEDESYNEAAQTLLTIGNLAHLSQSAQNQTTTQDHVTEITSVSVNETSEQLEVEIAATGVAQEETSVTETSETVATVEPQNSATDKEPLSQTGDLNIIKISDETCSEQKTTSDMDSIPQLQSSEEISKKDSPQTRRGRLSKVKPKPNLGRASRTALSKSQSGTSTAGTAEESQTVAPDLSQATEIQAAAEKTTLKLAECSPALIKDDISSENQNQSFSGAQFEPSSEPATRDTDEKLKSHAGIIETGSNNPGTSDTAVTESQVEQRSNTDSVTVQESSDGADASVTPVDHLPVCQKEESEVASTNQTRVSRFQKAKPKPKLPQASRTVRSKPQTTKDSLEKDSSSSSNLESTDKTIAETESQPTCTTCPEKPSTPVLIPSLDLDSTLIPTEELSSIAEEKTDVGLVDQVDSGAAPLDQSYPEARSESTEEQLMSHVETKVSSCNNPATSDPEITESQVRRGEEGSNSPAACVTPVEELPVSQKEESEVASSCQTRRSRLQKVKPNLPQTSRTVRSKPQTTNEPGVHMQPLKKTPSPTLMPESSDNPDNTVLVVEPQPTCSTTSPEKLESTGAASVLIPSLELGSAHEPTEELSSTVEKNTNVGPQLDSSLEGSEQNVPQRRRRFARAKPNLGSSTRTTQSQLQPEDITKCPTQHSSNITSEQQPVDNKSGQTELESTEKDGKHLTSLHSENSSSSRNDKGSSSGSIVIATPLVAENQPILTDSTAEDKSSEKPTVEGESTGNSTSSHDKMEASEDGLAESKMKSILPDNVQSTPDPKESTQQQDSENESQIKSQDSVQRGSETTEANRTTNVKSPSPKCTDDTQSSRNSPQARRGRLIKPKPNLGRSSRPPQPQQVQNTPPAAETDSGTCSEDVNASGSHRPVTELQPDIQEPVEGAIEPLSNNESSLNDAGMPSGCVTQAPENSSQDASTSSAAGTESCQSIPIFPDMLSMPSDPDEPFFILSLTEIPVSSSGEVVDSTSEPPPYLPVTDASIQQQSSVPGESAAAVERVALSNVLEPVPSQETGETGLISVKDTGPEPFAYIQSSIKENPVDPHESTGVQPPKLPDTAESSEEANIPPTKQRGNGRRAKLQVKPSTTRKKQDSKTLAAKEAELIPIQANTPEDSELSGPSVQPEAFDATAREEVVTEPQKGSSDHVDTEKETGGKNPEDSSSGAQARGTSSRNRKPKGFLSFLSETDNTAPSNSPPRGKATSKGPKAKTQPAARKQSIATPVASTSRNVAPAATLTQMPEEPRSASSTTSPTLTEVDIKQTAEHGQLHSDSPPSTSQSTAEVSQQSDCVESSSIEEEPTSVSQYFLSDIFTEVDEG, from the exons ATGTTTCGTCGGTCAAGATTTAGTATTCGGCCCAATGTCAGTACAGCAGGGAGAACAGCTGCAACATCTCAGGAAGCCCCTTCAGCAAATCATGAAGCCAGTGAGACCCCCAAAGATGCCGGTGAGACcagcgctgctgctgctgtgactgACAGCAAGTCTGTTGTGACTCCGTCAGAAAAACCTACAGCCGCAGG GGATGGTAACGATCAAAATGGGGAAGGTACCAGCTCCTCAGCTGCAGTCCAGAGAAGGAAGCGTTTTTCTGTCAAGCCCAAAGTGGCTCCAGGCCGCCCATCCGCTCTTGCTCGGACGCCAAAGTCCCCTGCCAAGGCAGTCTCAGAAACCACCACTACTGAAACTACTACTGCTGAGATCCCTGGTTCAGACGTTGACAAGCCAACAACATCCGGCCAAATTGGAAATAGAGCAGCCCCTCAGGGACTTCAATCTCCAAGGCGACGGAGGCCTTCGGAAGACAGCAAGCAGCCTAAAGTGCAACCTAAACCCACTCTCATCTCTTCTGACAGTCCAGGACCTTCTGCTGTCCCTCCAGCTGAGGACTCGCCAGAACAAACCCAGATGTCGGTAGACGGCAGCAAACAATCTGAGAGCACATCAGACAGTCAAGTTAAAGAAGTTCCCCCCAGACCACCAGATAAAGTCCCCCCCTCTTTACCAGACAAAGAAGCTACTGAATTATCAGAGAAAGCCAAGACTCTCGTGTCGTCTAAGAGCGGGCTGTCACTGACACCACCAAAGTTCTCCTTGAGTAGACTCCTGAATGACCCATCAGACTTACAGAGGCTGGAAAAGGCCCGTAAGCTCAGAGAGCTGCTCAAACAAGAGATGCACAAAGAAAAG AAACTCAAGAAAACTAAGGCACGTGTTAAGGAATATACTTTAGATCCCGCCAAAATGACCATGAGGGACCTTATCCGTTATCTGCCGATGTCTAACCCCATGAC atctaATTTAGAAGACTCGGCTCAGGAGAATGAGACTATTGTCCCACCTTCTCCAGAAAGAGAGGA GTCACCGGAGAGAGCACAGGAACCTGAAGTCCTCCCCAAAATTGCAAGCCCgagggaggaggtggaaggagaagaggcggcggcggcggcggcagcagcagcagcagtggaggatgaggaggaggaggaagatccGGATGAAGCGCCCATGGTTCCGCAGGTCAAAGTAGCAGAGGATGGCTCACTGATCATTGATGAGGAGAG TTTGACAGTGGAAGTCATGCGAGCAAAAGGGCCAAACCCAGCACAGGGTCGAGATCCCATCTTCGAGCGTGGGTCCACTACGACGTACTCAAGCTTCAGAAAAGGGACCTATTCTAAGCCCTGGTCCAATGAAG AGACAGATATGTTCTTCCTGGCGATCAGCATGGTGGGCACAGACTTTTCCATGATTTGTCAACTGTTTCCTCACAGACCACGATCGGAGATAAAG AACAAATTCAAAAAAGAAGAGCGAGAGAATACCTGGAGGATTGACAAAGCTTTCA GAGAGAGGCGTAAACTGGACATAGAGTATTTTTCTAAGCTGCTAGAGAAGATTCTGGAAGTtcagaaaaacaggaagaaactcAAGTCACTTTCTGTGAAGAACTCCCCCAAGAAGCGCAAGAGAAAGG GCAAAAAAGCTGCAAGGAAGCTGAGTGAtgtagaggaggaagatgaggaagaggagagtgaACTTCCTGTctttgaggaggaggaggaggaggaagagggagagaaagagaatgaggaCCTCTGTAATGAGGGAGGAACCCCTGTTTCTAAGCCTAAAAGGAAACGGAAAAGAAAGAACGAAAAGGATGCCTCAACCGAGGAGCCAAAaggcaagaaaaaacaaacgGGTGAAAAGAGCAATGAACAAG GTGAGGCCTGCATACCTGAAGATGCTGAGGCAGCACTTCCTGAGGACCGTACAAATGCAGACAT GTCTGACAAGACTGAGAATGCAAATGGAGCCAAGGACACCGCAATCAAGCCAGCTAAACTCTCACGAGGCAGAGCACCAAAACCCCTTCTGCCACTGGGCAGGAAGTGGGGTAAAAAGCATCCACCAGCCTCCGCAAAGGCCAAAGATAGTGCGTCAGATAAAGGAGAGGAGAGCGTGAGCGATGGAGCCTCTAAAGAGCAG GTAAACAAAGACGAGTCACCTTCAAGACAAGCCAGTGAGAGGAAATCAGCCAGTGATAACGTTTCCTCTGAAGATGAAGATTACACAGTTCAACCTCCGAGACCTACCAG GTATGGGAGAGTGCCCAAACCCACCAAGCACTTAAATTACCTTGCCAAGGAAGATGCACATTCATCTGCATCTGAAAGCACTCCTGCATCACCAGGGAAATCTGCAGCTTGTGATGCCAAGCCTAAAGTCAAATGCACAACCAAGAGAGGAAGACCATCAAAGCCAAAATCAGCCCAAGAGTCCAAAAAGCCCAAACTAGTAACCCTCAGGGCTTCTCAGTCAGATTACAGcgatgaagaggatgaaaatgagagaaaggaaaatgaGGTGGAGGAGCAGTGGGCTGCGTGTAGCTCCAGTAAGGACAGCAGTGCCCCTGCGTTTGTGCCTGCCATCCTGCGCTCCCCACATCCTGGAAtttcagaggtggaagaaaCTATGGAGGAG CTTGATATCTTGGCCAATATGCCCGATGTGTTGGGCATCTCCCAAGATGCACTGTGTCCCGATGCCTCATGCGAGCGGGCACAAAATGAGACAGGCACAGCTGAACCCTGTGAGCATCAGTTGGACCTGCTGGTT GATGTTATAGACTTCCTTTCTTCAGAACACACAGAAG TATCTGAGGACGAAAGCTACAACGAGGCTGCTCAAACCCTGTTGACCATCGGCAACCTGGCTCATCTCTCTCAGTCAGCACAGAATCAAACAACCACACAAGATCACGTAACAG AGATAACATCAGTCAGTGTAAATGAAACCAGTGAACAACTAGAAGTAGAGATTGCAGCAACTGGTGTTGCACAAGAGGAAACAAGCgtcacagaaacatcagagaCTGTTGCCACTGTGGAACCGCAAAACAGCGCAACAGACAAGGAGCCTTTATCTCAGACTGGTGATCTAAACATTATTAAAATCAGTGATGAGACGTGTAGTGAGCAGAAAACCACTTCTGATATGGACTCAATCCCTCAATTACAGTCAAGTGAAGAGATTTCAAAGAAAGATTCTCCACAGACCAGGAGAGGACGCTTATCCAAGGTGAAACCAAAACCTAACCTTGGCAGAGCCTCAAGGACTGCACTGTCAAAATCCCAATCAGGTACATCAACAGCAGGGACAGCTGAAGAGAGCCAAACAGTTGCTCCTGACCTTTCTCAAGCCACTGAGATACAAGCAGCTGCTGAAAAAACAACCCTTAAGTTAGCAGAGTGTAGTCCAGCATTGATAAAAGATGACATTTCCTCAGAAAACCAGAATCAGAGCTTTTCTGGGGCCCAGTTTGAACCCAGTTCGGAACCAGCCACCAGAGACAcagatgaaaaactgaaatctcATGCTGGTATAATTGAAACAGGCTCTAATAATCCAGGGACATCTGACACAGCAGTCACAGAATCACAAGTTGAACAAAGGTCAAACACTGATTCAGTCACAGTCCAAGAAAGCAGCGATGGTGCTGATGCTTCTGTCACACCTGTAGATCATTTACCCGTCTGTCAGAAAGAAGAGAGTGAAGTCGCATCTACTAATCAGACCAGGGTGAGTCGATTCCAGAAAGCCAAGCCCAAACCCAAACTACCACAGGCGTCAAGAACTGTACGGTCTAAACCTCAAACAACAAAAGACTCTCTAGAGAAAGATAGCAGCTCATCTTCAAACCTTGAATCCACTGACAAAACAATAGCAGAGACAGAATCACAACCAACTTGCACCACCTGTCCTGAAAAACCAAGCACTCCAGTTTTGATACCATCCTTGGATTTAGATTCTACTCTTATACCTACAGAGGAACTGTCTTCAATTGCAGAGGAGAAGACGGATGTTGGACTTGTTGATCAGGTAGACTCAGGTGCAGCACCATTGGATCAGAGTTATCCAGAAGCCCGGTCtgaatccacagaagaacaacTGATGTCTCATGTTGAAACAAAAGTGAGTAGTTGTAATAATCCAGCGACATCTGACCCAGAAATTACAGAATCACAAGTTAGACGAGGAGAAGAAGGCAGTAACAGTCCTGCTGCATGCGTTACACCTGTGGAAGAGTTACCTGTCAGTCAGAAAGAAGAAAGTGAAGTTGCATCTTCTTGTCAGACTAGGAGGAGTCGATTACAAAAGGTCAAACCAAACCTGCCACAAACATCAAGAACTGTACGGTCTAAACCTCAAACCACAAACGAACCTGGTGTGCACATGCAGCCTTTGAAGAAAACCCCTAGCCCAACTTTAATGCCTGAATCCTCAGACAATCCTGACAATACAGTATTAGTGGTGGAACCACAACCAACCTGCAGTACCACCTCTCCTGAAAAACTTGAAAGTACTGGCGCTGCTTCAGTTTTGATACCATCATTGGAATTAGGCTCCGCTCATGAACCCACAGAGGAATTATCCTCAACtgtggagaaaaacacaaatgttggCCCTCAGCTGGACTCAAGCTTAGAGGGCTCAGAACAAAATGTACCTCAAAGAAGGCGACGTTTCGCCAGGGCCAAACCCAATTTAGGATCATCCACCAGAACAACACAGTCACAATTGCAGCCAGAGGATATCACTAAATGCCCAACACAGCACTCCTCAAATATAACCTCAGAACAACAGCCTGTGGACAATAAGAGTGGACAAACTGAACTGGAATCCACAGAGAAAGATGGCAAGCACTTGACATCCCTGCACTCAGAAAATTCATCAAGTAGTAGAAATGATAAGGGTAGCTCCTCTGGTAGTATCGTCATAGCAACACCTTTGGTTGCTGAGAATCAGCCTATATTGACAGACTCGACTGCTGAAGATAAAAGCAGTGAAAAACCCACAGTTGAAGGGGAATCCACAGGGAACAGTACTTCAAGTCACGACAAGATGGAGGCCTCAGAAGATGGTTTGGCAGAGTCAAAAATGAAATCTATACTCCCAGATAATGTACAGTCAACACCAGATCCAAAAGAAAGCACTCAGCAGCAAGATTCAGAGAATGAATCACAGATAAAAAGTCAAGATTCTGTCCAACGAGGTTCTGAGACCACTGAAGCTAATCGAACAACCAACGTCAAATCTCCATCCCCCAAATG CACTGATGATACTCAATCATCAAGAAATTCCCCTCAAGCTCGTAGAGGCAGGCTTATTAAACCTAAACCCAACCTGGGGCGCAGCAGTCGACCTCCACAGCCCCAACAAGTCCAAAACACACCACCAGCAGCAGAAACAG ATTCTGGCACTTGCTCAGAAGACGTTAATGCTTCTGGTTCACACAGACCTGTCACTGAACTCCAACCTGACATCCAGGAACCAGTAGAGGGAGCTATTGAACCACTAAGTAACAATGAGTCCTCTCTAAATGATGCTGGGATGCCCTCAGGCTGTGTGACACAAGCACCTGAGAATTCTTCCCag GATGCATCAACATCAAGTGCAGCAGGGACTGAAAGTTGTCAGAGTATCCCTATATTTCCAGACA TGCTGTCGATGCCTTCAGATCCAGATGAACcctttttcattctctctctgactgAGATCCCAGTCAGCTCCTCAGGGGAGGTGGTGGACAGCACGTCTGAGCCCCCTCCTTATCTTCCCGTAACAGATGCATCAATACAGCAACAGAG CAGTGTTCCTGGAGAGAGTGCAGCAGCGGTGGAACGTGTGGCTCTCTCTAATGTCCTTGAGCCTGTGCCCTCGCAGGAGACTGGTGAGACAGGCCTCATCAGTGTAAAAGATACCGGGCCGGAGCCGTTTGCATATATA CAGAGCTCAATCAAGGAGAATCCAGTGGATCCACATG AGAGTACTGGAGTCCAGCCACCCAAGTTACCAGATACTGCAGAGAGCAGCGAGGAGGCCAACATTCCCCCTACAAAGCAGAGAGGCAATGGAAGAAGAG CCAAACTGCAGGTTAAGCCGAGCACTACAAGGAAGAAACAAGATAGCAAGACCCTCGCTGCCAAAGAAGCAGAGCTGATCCCCATCCAAGCAAACACCCCCGAGGACTCAGAGCTTTCTGGTCCTTCTGTGCAGCCAGAAGCCTTTGATGCAACAGCAAGAGAGGAGGTTGTCACCGAACCACAGAAAGGAAGCAGTGATCATGTAGACACTGAAAAGGAGACAGGTGGAAAGAACCCCGAGGATAGCAGCTCAGGAGCACAGGCTAGAGGGACTAGTAGTCGGAATAG aaaaccaaaaggcttcctttccttcctctctgagACGGACAACACCGCCCCTTCAAACAGTCCTCCGCGAGGCAAAGCGACTTCCAAGGGGCCTAAGGCTAAAACTCAACCTGCAGCAAGAAAACAGTCTATTGCAACACCTGTGGCCTCGACATCACGCAATGTCGCTCCCGCAGCCACTCTGACACAAATGCCGGAGGAACCCCGCTCAGCGTCCTCGACCACATCACCTACACTAACAGAAGTGGATATCAAACAGACTGCTGAGCACGGCCAACTACACTCTGACTCACCTCCTAGCACTTCTCAGTCTACAGCTGAG GTTTCCCAGCAAAGTGACTGTGTGGAGAGCAGCTCAATAGAAGAGGAGCCCACAAGTGTGTCTCAGTACTTCTTAAGTGACATTTTTACAGAAGTGGACGAGGGATAA